The Desulfobulbaceae bacterium DB1 genome includes a region encoding these proteins:
- a CDS encoding ribosome silencing factor, whose protein sequence is MKRTPKKYQEKSSLELARIISGAALDKKAEDLVILDVHELSSFTDYFVIMSGRSTRHVQGLADAIESELRLKRLQEGTTEGAQEGFWVLLDYGDVVVHIFYHEERAFYDLEGLWHDAPRIGVEEE, encoded by the coding sequence ATGAAGAGAACTCCGAAGAAGTATCAGGAAAAGTCGAGTCTGGAGCTTGCCCGCATTATCAGCGGGGCCGCTCTCGATAAAAAAGCCGAGGATCTGGTTATCCTTGATGTGCATGAACTCTCCTCGTTTACCGATTATTTTGTCATCATGAGCGGTCGCTCCACCCGTCATGTTCAGGGTCTGGCGGATGCGATCGAAAGTGAACTCCGCCTGAAAAGATTGCAGGAGGGCACCACCGAAGGGGCGCAGGAAGGCTTTTGGGTGCTTCTTGATTACGGCGATGTGGTGGTGCATATTTTCTATCATGAGGAACGGGCCTTCTACGACCTTGAAGGGTTGTGG
- a CDS encoding preprotein translocase subunit SecF has translation MNKSLKWKFLLLFTLIAFSGLTLLPTFYGNLPDWWKKYMSPEGLNLGLDLQGGMHLVLKVDLDKAIENSLDFAAQDLKNNLKDQKISVVQSASGDKQKVVFVLPNAESANTVQKLVQDDFPNLTIDVQTVEGSFPRVTLTLNDDQIDFINKNAVNQSLEIIRNRIDQFGVAEPVIVRQGKDEIIVQLPGVKDPERALSLIGQTAQLEFKVVDDSGVDLPGLINQAVTAGQWREGDSREKLNEAIKRFLPNDTQIYFEKETDQQTGREIKTPILLQNQVLMTGEMVKDAQVRVGGNFNEPYVSLDLTGRGGKVFGQITEKNVNRRLAIVLDEVVRSAPVIREKILGGSAQISGSFTYEEAADLAIILRVGALPAPVSIVQNLTIGASLGQDSINKGISSGLLGTALVILFMIIYYRLSGVIANGALVLNILFLFGGLSALQATLTLPGIAGIILSIGMAVDSNIIIFERMREEFDIGKSMRSGVEAGFDKAFSTIVDSHVTTLITSFALFLFGTGPIKGFAVTLTLGVSINLFTTLFCTKMVYDTLHYKRLLRPVKFLHLIKKPNLDYMKMRKFTFTVSAVMTLIGLFSFVQLMRGQGNIGVDFAGGALLQYQAAQSYDLEKVRKAFAESDLHGVDLQPVTSENRLIVKIKKSAQIVGKDTEIITAFLGDKLPEYKFSLESQSEIGASVSDTLKEKALQAILISLAGVVVYIALRFDYRFGMAAAIATFHDVVLVLGICWMLDIEITLLIITALLTLAGYSLNDTVIVFDRIRENLHKQIQNPDLGGIINNSVNEVMTRTLATALTTLIALVPLYFFGGTVLHDFTFALLIGILVGTYSSIFVASPLLIFWQKKAA, from the coding sequence ATGAATAAATCATTAAAATGGAAGTTTCTTCTCCTCTTCACCCTTATCGCCTTTTCGGGATTGACCCTGCTCCCCACTTTTTACGGCAACCTGCCGGACTGGTGGAAAAAATACATGTCGCCCGAGGGGCTGAATCTCGGCCTTGACCTGCAGGGCGGCATGCATCTCGTCCTCAAGGTCGACCTTGACAAGGCCATTGAAAACTCCCTGGATTTCGCCGCGCAGGACCTGAAAAACAACCTGAAGGACCAGAAGATATCGGTGGTCCAGAGTGCCTCCGGTGACAAGCAGAAAGTGGTCTTCGTCCTGCCCAACGCCGAATCGGCGAACACGGTGCAAAAGCTGGTGCAGGACGATTTCCCCAACCTTACTATCGACGTCCAGACGGTTGAAGGATCCTTTCCCCGCGTCACCCTGACCCTCAATGACGACCAGATCGACTTTATCAATAAAAATGCGGTCAATCAGTCCCTGGAGATCATCCGCAACCGTATAGACCAGTTCGGCGTTGCCGAGCCGGTTATTGTCCGCCAGGGCAAGGACGAAATCATTGTCCAGCTGCCCGGCGTCAAGGACCCGGAAAGGGCCCTGAGCCTGATCGGCCAGACCGCCCAGCTGGAATTCAAGGTGGTGGATGACAGCGGCGTTGACCTGCCCGGACTGATCAATCAGGCGGTGACCGCCGGCCAGTGGCGCGAAGGGGACAGCCGGGAGAAGCTCAACGAGGCGATCAAACGCTTTCTGCCCAATGACACCCAGATCTATTTTGAAAAAGAAACAGACCAGCAGACCGGCCGCGAGATCAAAACCCCCATTCTCCTGCAAAATCAGGTGTTGATGACCGGCGAAATGGTGAAAGACGCCCAGGTGCGGGTGGGAGGCAACTTTAACGAGCCCTATGTCAGTCTTGACCTGACGGGCCGGGGCGGCAAGGTTTTCGGCCAGATCACGGAAAAAAACGTCAACCGCCGTTTGGCCATCGTCCTTGATGAGGTGGTGCGTTCCGCCCCGGTCATCCGCGAAAAAATCCTGGGCGGCAGCGCCCAGATTTCCGGCAGCTTCACCTATGAAGAGGCCGCGGACCTGGCCATTATCCTGCGGGTCGGCGCCCTGCCCGCACCGGTTTCCATTGTCCAGAATCTGACCATCGGCGCCTCGCTGGGTCAGGATTCAATCAACAAGGGGATCTCCTCCGGCCTGCTCGGCACCGCCCTGGTCATCCTGTTCATGATTATTTATTACCGGCTGTCAGGCGTGATCGCCAACGGCGCCCTGGTGCTGAATATCCTTTTCCTCTTCGGCGGATTGTCCGCCCTGCAGGCGACCCTCACTCTGCCCGGTATCGCCGGTATCATCCTGTCTATCGGCATGGCGGTTGATTCGAACATCATTATTTTCGAGAGGATGCGGGAGGAATTCGATATCGGCAAATCAATGCGCTCCGGGGTGGAGGCCGGCTTTGACAAGGCTTTTTCCACCATTGTCGACTCCCATGTCACCACCCTGATCACCTCGTTTGCCCTCTTTCTCTTCGGTACCGGACCGATCAAGGGTTTTGCCGTCACCCTGACCCTCGGCGTATCCATAAACCTGTTCACCACCCTCTTCTGCACCAAGATGGTGTACGACACCCTGCACTATAAAAGGCTTCTGCGCCCCGTCAAGTTTCTGCATCTCATTAAGAAACCCAATCTTGACTACATGAAAATGCGCAAATTCACCTTTACCGTCTCCGCCGTCATGACGCTGATCGGACTGTTTTCCTTCGTGCAGCTGATGCGGGGCCAGGGCAATATCGGCGTTGACTTTGCCGGCGGCGCCCTGTTGCAGTACCAGGCCGCGCAGTCCTATGACCTGGAAAAGGTGCGCAAGGCATTTGCCGAAAGCGACCTGCACGGAGTGGACCTGCAGCCGGTCACCAGCGAAAACCGCTTGATCGTTAAAATCAAGAAATCGGCGCAGATCGTCGGCAAGGACACGGAAATCATCACCGCCTTTCTGGGTGACAAACTGCCGGAATACAAATTCAGCCTGGAAAGCCAGTCGGAAATCGGCGCCTCGGTGAGCGATACGCTGAAAGAAAAGGCACTGCAGGCAATTCTCATCTCCCTGGCCGGTGTCGTCGTCTATATCGCCCTGCGTTTTGATTACCGGTTCGGCATGGCGGCGGCCATCGCCACCTTCCATGACGTCGTGCTGGTGCTGGGCATCTGCTGGATGCTCGACATCGAGATCACCCTGCTCATCATCACCGCCCTGCTCACCCTGGCCGGATATTCATTGAATGATACAGTCATCGTTTTTGACCGTATCAGGGAAAACTTGCACAAACAGATCCAGAACCCTGACCTGGGCGGCATCATCAACAACAGTGTCAACGAGGTCATGACCCGGACCCTTGCCACCGCGCTGACTACGCTCATCGCCTTGGTACCGCTCTATTTCTTCGGCGGCACGGTCCTCCACGACTTTACGTTTGCCCTGCTGATCGGCATTCTCGTCGGCACCTATTCCTCGATTTTTGTCGCCAGCCCGCTGCTGATTTTCTGGCAGAAAAAAGCTGCCTGA
- a CDS encoding preprotein translocase subunit TatC, with product MLGFLLEIRKTILSLALGIALGTLGFYFISPALFSGMQNHLDQKLAFFTVAEPFLAHVKLALFATLFCLMPWIVTCFWRAMARPFGLSGKALLVFIFFTCILFYSGTLFCYFVTLPFGIEFLLGFESEQLKSIISVGKFVSFVTVFVLAFGLIFELPIFMVFFARAGVCPRSTFEKNRRYAILAISIVAALLTPTPDVVNMLLMGGPLYLLYETGIIILKLLKVR from the coding sequence CTGCTCGGTTTCCTGCTGGAAATCCGCAAGACCATTCTTTCGCTTGCCCTCGGCATTGCTCTCGGCACCCTGGGATTTTATTTCATCTCTCCCGCTCTTTTCAGCGGAATGCAAAATCATCTTGACCAGAAGCTTGCCTTTTTCACCGTGGCCGAACCCTTTCTCGCCCATGTCAAGCTGGCCCTCTTCGCCACCCTCTTCTGCCTGATGCCCTGGATTGTCACCTGCTTCTGGCGGGCCATGGCCCGTCCTTTCGGCCTGTCCGGCAAGGCCCTGTTGGTCTTTATCTTTTTTACCTGTATCCTTTTTTACAGCGGCACCCTGTTCTGTTACTTCGTCACTTTGCCTTTCGGGATAGAATTTCTCCTCGGCTTTGAATCGGAGCAGCTGAAATCGATTATTTCCGTGGGGAAATTCGTTTCCTTTGTCACGGTTTTCGTCCTGGCCTTCGGCCTTATCTTCGAACTGCCGATCTTCATGGTTTTTTTCGCCCGCGCCGGCGTCTGCCCCCGCTCTACCTTTGAAAAAAACCGGCGCTATGCAATACTCGCCATCAGCATTGTCGCCGCGCTGCTCACCCCGACTCCGGACGTGGTGAACATGCTGCTCATGGGCGGCCCCCTGTATCTTCTTTATGAAACCGGAATTATTATTCTGAAATTGCTGAAAGTGCGATAG